One genomic segment of Fibrobacter sp. includes these proteins:
- a CDS encoding Xaa-Pro peptidase family protein yields MASKAISRPYSQVFIDSPRYNSRNLYRKRRKAMLKELDSFCVIAGIPADPGSEEAYVQTWNRFIQEPAFLFLTGINQAGCYLLLDPATGEEILFVPPKDPFREFWNGKRLGYLEGDSDVAKVTGIADVRSESELWDEIALRVSRLPEGGHAYAYYFEKFRDDHNDRFRKSMLKSLRGTGISLRSAAALHWKLRLPLEPERIADAEAAQKVTDEAFRTVLPMFAEFRNERELALRLDYEMQRRSDGDLAFPTIAACGKNACCLHYVKKDEPLVSGELVLLDFGIRMGSLHSDISRTVPVNGKFDPLQKLLYQIVLDSAAEYQKFVKPGVSLRDIGQVPWDYIMEQLETRLVQGAKGSYELLYDRRPHGVSHFIGEQIHEGDPGSRSLDVVLEPGMLISCEPGLYGKFSGVFGGRRITAQIGIRIEDDLLVTKSGFINVSKHIPKEIAEIEKLMGR; encoded by the coding sequence ATGGCATCAAAAGCGATTTCCAGGCCTTATTCACAAGTTTTTATTGATTCTCCGCGCTACAATTCGAGAAATCTGTACAGGAAACGCCGCAAGGCGATGCTCAAGGAGCTTGATTCATTTTGTGTGATAGCCGGTATCCCCGCGGATCCGGGTTCCGAGGAGGCCTACGTGCAGACTTGGAACCGGTTTATCCAGGAACCGGCCTTCCTTTTTCTCACGGGCATCAACCAGGCGGGCTGTTATCTGCTGCTCGACCCCGCGACGGGCGAGGAAATCCTTTTCGTGCCGCCGAAGGATCCGTTCAGGGAGTTCTGGAACGGCAAGCGCCTCGGGTACCTGGAAGGTGACAGCGATGTGGCGAAGGTTACGGGAATCGCCGACGTGCGTAGTGAATCCGAGCTTTGGGACGAAATAGCCTTGCGCGTCTCCCGTCTCCCGGAGGGCGGGCATGCCTACGCCTACTATTTCGAGAAGTTCAGGGACGACCACAACGACCGGTTCAGGAAGTCTATGCTCAAGTCCCTGCGCGGGACTGGAATTTCGCTCAGGAGCGCCGCCGCTCTGCACTGGAAGTTGCGGCTCCCGCTCGAACCCGAGCGTATCGCGGATGCCGAGGCCGCGCAGAAGGTGACGGACGAGGCCTTCCGTACGGTGCTGCCCATGTTTGCTGAATTCAGGAACGAGCGGGAGCTTGCGCTGCGTCTCGATTACGAGATGCAGCGCCGGAGCGACGGCGACCTCGCGTTCCCGACGATTGCCGCCTGCGGGAAGAACGCCTGCTGCCTGCATTACGTGAAAAAGGACGAGCCGCTCGTCTCTGGCGAACTCGTGCTGCTGGATTTCGGTATCCGCATGGGCTCGCTCCACAGCGACATTTCGCGTACGGTTCCGGTAAACGGCAAGTTCGACCCGCTGCAGAAGCTCCTGTACCAGATTGTGCTAGATTCTGCCGCGGAATACCAGAAGTTCGTGAAGCCCGGGGTCTCGTTGAGGGATATCGGGCAGGTTCCCTGGGATTATATAATGGAGCAACTAGAAACTAGGCTGGTGCAGGGGGCCAAGGGTTCGTATGAACTGCTGTACGACAGGCGCCCCCACGGGGTGAGCCATTTTATCGGCGAGCAGATTCACGAGGGCGACCCCGGCTCGCGCTCGCTCGACGTGGTCCTTGAACCGGGTATGCTCATATCTTGCGAACCGGGATTGTACGGCAAGTTCTCGGGCGTATTTGGCGGCAGGCGTATTACTGCGCAAATAGGCATCCGCATAGAAGATGACCTTCTTGTTACAAAAAGTGGTTTTATAAATGTTTCAAAGCATATTCCGAAGGAAATTGCCGAAATCGAGAAGCTGATGGGCCGATAA
- a CDS encoding PhoH family protein, with protein MESRFCVEIQTRLPGLSVKTTDKSDVHGLFSVLDQLKFIAKRGGVLTAKEVDRLIGQPEPGEPVDLEALPTAPILRNRFGIAITAKTRSQAELVKAVDKNDIIFAKGPAGTGKTFLAVALAVASLEKREAERICLVRPAVEAGESLGFLPGDLKEKIAPYLRPIHDSLSELLPAEKLRRYEETGAIEVAPLAYMRGRTLKRAFIILDEAQNTTKAQMKMFLTRLGPHSKAIITGDTSQVDLAKGEESGLKHAMRILSGIRGIAQIEFDKTDVLRHHLVKDILQAYENKEK; from the coding sequence TTGGAGAGCCGTTTTTGTGTTGAAATACAGACCAGGCTTCCGGGGCTATCGGTCAAGACGACCGACAAGTCGGACGTCCACGGCCTGTTTTCCGTGCTGGACCAGCTGAAATTCATCGCAAAACGCGGTGGCGTGCTCACAGCGAAAGAAGTGGACCGCCTCATCGGGCAACCGGAACCGGGGGAACCCGTAGATCTGGAAGCCCTGCCGACGGCGCCCATCCTCAGGAACAGGTTCGGCATCGCCATCACGGCGAAGACCCGCTCGCAGGCCGAACTGGTCAAGGCGGTCGACAAAAACGACATCATATTCGCGAAGGGCCCCGCCGGCACCGGCAAGACGTTCCTCGCGGTGGCGCTCGCCGTCGCAAGTCTCGAAAAACGCGAAGCCGAGCGCATCTGCCTTGTCCGCCCCGCAGTCGAGGCGGGCGAATCCCTCGGGTTCCTGCCGGGCGACCTCAAAGAGAAAATCGCTCCTTACCTGCGCCCCATCCATGACAGCCTCTCCGAACTTCTGCCAGCCGAAAAACTCCGCCGCTACGAAGAAACGGGGGCCATCGAAGTCGCACCGCTCGCCTACATGCGCGGGCGCACGCTCAAGCGCGCCTTCATCATCCTGGACGAGGCACAGAACACCACCAAGGCGCAGATGAAGATGTTCCTCACCCGCCTAGGCCCCCACAGCAAGGCCATCATCACCGGCGACACCTCGCAGGTCGACCTCGCGAAGGGCGAAGAATCGGGCCTGAAGCATGCCATGCGCATCCTTTCGGGCATACGCGGCATCGCGCAAATCGAATTCGACAAGACGGACGTTCTCCGCCACCACCTGGTCAAGGACATCCTACAAGCCTACGAAAACAAGGAAAAGTGA
- a CDS encoding HDIG domain-containing metalloprotein, translating into MKKKQKRIHLAIGWILITILAILLFPDKNIALQAEHPHLGQLSTRTIVSTLKFDIPKSKQEIEVERQRAEEKVNAIFGYNTDETNRISEDLKQYLQKLAQYGYLQAQISANGGNAESNDSLQRKVQQASRIYETLKQRVSVTAIRPLSQNSKARDSLLATFNRMLEKGVSNTLVAKTETEVQLFSNNYNLQNTKAIIYNKPTVSLIKDSEENTLEVSEIQPIQRRVEEAFSQLQRAFPSDQSLQSAFYEILYVFTLPNVFYLEKETQARKQEARDKVTLIKGMVPRGVEIVTQGTPVTKEILEKLEAFQQAQQKEENARTLTAPYGQVLVFFVCITILFCFFAFSSSTKTLRTPRQLWSLMALLALQLVAFWLMHNFSDSLNKLNVMPLPEGIDIMWLYPFAITPVIAMVLYEQRIGIAFEAFSSIFFGILNGYDLAAMVTVFGVLSVLTYPLIRIRYRIQFVWSMMAGVIGLACAICIMFLLRNRMGFTPFYQTLIAGSVNIMICTAIASVFFIHLVERIFGITTVLTLMEMSDFNRPALKRISELSPGTFHHSIQVSNLAEKVADSIGANSLLVRVMALYHDIGKTMRPEYFTENQKQGVNPHNNIDPEHSVKIIVGHVVQGNVLAKEYKLPDIVTAGINEHHGTTLIQYFYHKAVENAAAEGKTVNEADFRYKGPKPQTKETAILMLADIIEATSRSMTDQNQESLADMIHNTIQGRFNEGQFNECDLSIKELFKLEKAFLHSLDGTFHTRVKYPGQK; encoded by the coding sequence ATGAAGAAGAAGCAGAAAAGAATCCATCTCGCCATCGGGTGGATACTTATTACGATACTGGCCATACTCCTTTTCCCCGATAAGAACATCGCCCTGCAGGCGGAACACCCGCATTTGGGCCAGCTGAGCACGCGCACCATCGTCTCGACGCTCAAGTTCGACATTCCCAAGTCCAAGCAGGAAATCGAGGTCGAACGCCAGCGCGCCGAAGAGAAGGTGAACGCCATCTTCGGGTACAACACCGACGAGACAAACCGCATCAGCGAAGACCTCAAGCAGTACCTGCAGAAACTCGCGCAGTACGGCTACCTCCAGGCGCAAATCAGCGCGAACGGCGGCAACGCAGAAAGCAACGACTCCCTGCAGCGCAAGGTGCAGCAGGCCAGCCGCATTTACGAGACCCTCAAGCAGCGCGTCTCCGTCACCGCCATTCGCCCGCTTAGCCAGAATTCCAAGGCGCGCGATTCCCTGCTCGCCACGTTCAATCGCATGCTCGAGAAGGGCGTCTCCAACACGCTCGTCGCGAAAACCGAGACCGAAGTACAGTTGTTCAGCAACAACTACAACCTGCAGAACACCAAGGCCATCATCTACAACAAGCCCACGGTCTCGCTCATCAAGGACAGCGAAGAAAACACGCTCGAAGTGAGCGAAATCCAGCCCATCCAGCGCCGCGTCGAAGAAGCGTTCAGCCAGTTGCAGCGCGCCTTCCCCTCCGATCAGAGCCTCCAGAGTGCATTCTACGAAATCCTCTACGTATTCACGCTCCCCAACGTATTCTACCTCGAAAAGGAAACGCAGGCCCGCAAGCAGGAAGCCCGCGACAAGGTCACCCTCATCAAGGGCATGGTCCCGCGCGGCGTCGAAATCGTCACGCAGGGCACTCCGGTGACCAAGGAAATCCTCGAAAAGCTCGAAGCCTTCCAGCAGGCGCAGCAGAAAGAAGAAAACGCCCGCACCCTCACCGCCCCTTACGGCCAGGTGCTCGTGTTCTTCGTGTGCATCACCATCCTCTTCTGCTTCTTCGCGTTTTCTTCGTCCACCAAGACGCTGCGCACCCCGCGCCAGCTTTGGAGCCTCATGGCGCTTCTGGCCCTTCAGCTCGTCGCCTTCTGGCTCATGCACAACTTCTCGGACAGCCTCAACAAGCTCAACGTGATGCCGCTCCCCGAAGGAATCGACATCATGTGGCTGTACCCGTTCGCCATCACGCCCGTCATCGCGATGGTGCTTTACGAACAGCGCATCGGCATCGCCTTCGAGGCGTTCTCCTCCATATTCTTCGGCATCCTCAACGGCTACGACCTCGCGGCCATGGTCACCGTGTTCGGAGTCCTCTCCGTCCTCACCTACCCGCTCATCCGTATCCGCTACCGTATCCAGTTCGTCTGGTCCATGATGGCCGGCGTAATCGGGCTCGCCTGCGCCATATGCATCATGTTCCTGCTGCGTAACCGCATGGGATTCACCCCGTTCTACCAGACGCTCATCGCAGGCTCCGTGAATATCATGATTTGCACGGCCATCGCGTCGGTGTTCTTCATCCACCTTGTCGAGCGCATTTTCGGCATCACGACCGTCCTTACGCTCATGGAAATGTCCGACTTCAACCGCCCAGCGCTCAAGCGCATCTCCGAGCTTTCTCCCGGCACGTTCCACCACAGCATCCAGGTGTCCAACCTCGCCGAAAAGGTCGCCGACAGCATCGGCGCCAATTCGCTCCTGGTGCGCGTCATGGCGCTCTACCACGACATCGGCAAGACCATGCGCCCGGAATACTTCACCGAGAACCAGAAGCAGGGCGTGAACCCGCACAACAATATCGATCCGGAACACTCCGTGAAAATCATCGTGGGCCACGTGGTGCAGGGCAACGTGCTCGCCAAGGAATACAAGCTCCCCGACATCGTCACCGCAGGCATCAACGAGCACCACGGCACGACGCTCATCCAGTATTTCTACCACAAGGCGGTCGAAAACGCAGCCGCCGAAGGCAAGACCGTCAACGAGGCGGATTTCCGCTACAAGGGCCCCAAGCCGCAGACCAAGGAAACCGCAATCCTGATGCTCGCCGACATCATCGAGGCCACCAGCCGCTCGATGACCGACCAGAACCAGGAAAGCCTCGCCGACATGATCCACAACACCATCCAGGGACGTTTCAATGAAGGACAGTTCAACGAGTGCGACCTTTCCATCAAGGAACTGTTCAAGCTCGAGAAGGCCTTCTTGCACAGCCTGGACGGCACGTTCCATACCCGCGTCAAGTATCCCGGCCAGAAGTGA